One Dokdonia sp. Dokd-P16 genomic window carries:
- a CDS encoding WbqC family protein yields MKPALITVGYCAPIIQYAVIYQTEQLHIEAKGNFQKQSYRTRMKIATSTGELTLIIPILHRKDKSERQQYYDVKIENKFHWQRDHWRSLKIAYQTSPYFEYYEDDFEHLYHTTYDSLIDFNNACHAVIMECLQLEITPILTEEFFKNPKQLDYRHLVQAKKEPSYPLPAYHQLFNENHGYLSNLTILDLLFNLGPSAQDYLAKVDLSNELA; encoded by the coding sequence ATGAAACCAGCTCTTATTACCGTAGGCTACTGTGCTCCTATTATACAATACGCAGTAATTTATCAAACCGAACAACTTCACATTGAAGCTAAGGGGAATTTTCAAAAGCAATCGTACCGCACGCGTATGAAGATTGCTACATCTACTGGTGAGTTAACACTCATTATTCCTATTCTTCACCGAAAGGATAAGAGTGAGCGCCAGCAGTATTATGATGTGAAGATTGAGAATAAATTTCACTGGCAGCGTGATCACTGGAGGTCTCTTAAAATTGCATATCAAACCTCACCATACTTTGAGTATTATGAGGACGATTTTGAGCATTTATATCATACCACTTATGATAGCCTTATAGACTTTAACAACGCTTGTCATGCTGTTATTATGGAGTGCTTGCAATTAGAAATCACACCTATTCTTACTGAAGAGTTTTTTAAAAATCCTAAACAATTAGATTATAGACATCTCGTTCAAGCAAAAAAAGAACCGAGCTATCCTTTACCAGCATATCACCAACTCTTTAACGAGAATCATGGCTATTTATCTAACCTAACTATTCTTGACTTACTATTCAATCTCGGCCCTAGCGCACAAGATTATCTAGCTAAGGTTGACCTATCTAATGAGCTAGCATAA